One Mesorhizobium loti genomic window carries:
- a CDS encoding DNA packaging protein Gp2, which translates to MSRHVTFMTIDDAAHYSVQERAAIVAAYPAHEREARARGIPVLGSGRIFPVAEALIACEPFRLPRYWPRIGALDFGWDHPSAAVELAWDTEADVVYVTKAVRASQQTPAMQTLTLKPWGEWLPFAWPRDGRRETLEGAGVALAKQYAAYGLNMLSRHAQFADGSVSVEAGLMEMLDRMQSGRFKVFSTLADWFEEFRLYHRKDGQVVKLRDDLMAATRYGVMMLREAVVDPAEFKAARRPAGQSDPLGAFR; encoded by the coding sequence ATGTCCCGTCACGTCACCTTCATGACCATCGACGATGCCGCGCATTATTCGGTGCAAGAGCGCGCGGCGATCGTCGCCGCCTATCCAGCGCATGAGCGCGAGGCGCGCGCCCGGGGCATTCCGGTGCTGGGTTCTGGCCGCATCTTTCCGGTGGCCGAGGCGCTGATTGCCTGCGAGCCGTTCCGGCTGCCGCGCTACTGGCCGCGCATCGGCGCGCTCGATTTCGGCTGGGACCACCCTTCCGCCGCCGTCGAGCTTGCCTGGGATACGGAGGCCGATGTCGTCTATGTCACCAAGGCAGTGCGGGCCTCGCAGCAGACGCCGGCCATGCAGACGCTGACCCTGAAACCCTGGGGCGAATGGCTGCCCTTCGCCTGGCCGCGCGACGGCCGTCGTGAAACGCTGGAAGGGGCGGGTGTGGCGCTCGCCAAACAATATGCCGCGTACGGGCTGAACATGCTGTCGCGCCACGCGCAATTTGCCGACGGTTCGGTCTCGGTCGAAGCAGGGTTGATGGAGATGCTCGACCGCATGCAATCCGGCCGCTTCAAGGTGTTTTCGACGCTCGCCGACTGGTTCGAGGAGTTTCGCCTCTACCATCGCAAGGACGGCCAGGTTGTAAAACTGCGCGACGACCTGATGGCGGCGACCCGCTATGGCGTGATGATGCTGCGCGAGGCGGTGGTCGATCCGGCGGAGTTCAAGGCGGCGCGGCGGCCGGCGGGGCAGAGCGATCCGCTGGGGGCGTTTCGGTAA
- a CDS encoding transcriptional regulator, giving the protein MWPAAREALHEGSERALAGFGEDEVATLLGLLRRLNENLDRMVARETE; this is encoded by the coding sequence GTGTGGCCCGCCGCGCGCGAGGCGCTGCATGAAGGCTCGGAACGGGCGCTGGCAGGTTTCGGCGAAGATGAAGTGGCGACGCTGCTGGGTTTGCTCAGGCGGCTGAACGAAAACCTCGATCGGATGGTGGCGCGGGAGACGGAGTGA
- a CDS encoding DNA packaging protein Gp2: protein MKRSAAVSAASKPSSNRSSKSPPITAKTEYLALLAELDRRRRTNQLAAYKPYERQAEFHAAGAVNRERLFMAGNQLGKTRAGGAEWAMHLTGRYPQWWQGKVFDTPVRLWAAGVTGEGTRDNPQRVLVGPPQQQAAWGTGMIPADAIVDTIMGRGAPGALDSVVVRHGGGGDVQAGESVLSFKSFEKGREKWQGETLHGVWFDEEPPLDIYSEGLTRTNATGGITIVTFTPLLGMSDVVLLFLSAGEVEKLAKG from the coding sequence ATGAAGAGATCCGCAGCCGTATCCGCAGCCTCGAAGCCATCGTCAAACCGTTCCTCGAAGAGCCCGCCGATCACCGCGAAGACGGAATATCTGGCGCTGCTGGCGGAGCTTGACCGCCGCAGACGCACAAACCAGCTGGCGGCGTATAAGCCCTATGAGCGCCAGGCCGAATTTCACGCGGCAGGGGCGGTCAACCGCGAAAGGCTGTTCATGGCCGGCAACCAGCTCGGCAAGACAAGGGCCGGCGGCGCGGAATGGGCGATGCATCTCACCGGCCGCTATCCCCAGTGGTGGCAAGGCAAGGTTTTCGACACGCCGGTGCGGCTGTGGGCCGCCGGCGTGACCGGCGAGGGCACGCGTGACAACCCGCAGCGCGTGCTGGTCGGCCCGCCGCAGCAGCAGGCGGCCTGGGGCACCGGCATGATCCCGGCGGATGCCATTGTCGACACCATCATGGGCCGCGGCGCGCCGGGCGCGCTCGACAGCGTCGTGGTGCGCCATGGCGGCGGCGGCGACGTGCAGGCCGGCGAGAGCGTGCTGTCGTTCAAGAGCTTCGAGAAGGGCCGCGAGAAATGGCAGGGCGAGACGCTGCACGGCGTCTGGTTCGACGAGGAACCGCCACTCGACATCTATTCCGAAGGCCTGACCCGCACCAACGCGACGGGCGGGATTACGATCGTCACCTTCACGCCGCTGCTTGGCATGAGCGATGTGGTGCTGCTGTTTTTGTCGGCGGGGGAGGTGGAAAAGTTGGCGAAGGGGTGA